A genomic segment from Gracilimonas sediminicola encodes:
- a CDS encoding PH domain-containing protein: protein MNQEPATRIHKNAIKAWTVNALLFGLFWFTPSIIQMALAINHNSGIGTPWYHGMDWLLFGSIFLASLIFYLLTGVLLPNIRWKRWKYDVSEKEIDMLRGIIIKKRTLVPINRVQHVDTKQGPIYRKFGLSSVTISTAATTHEIPALDDDTADELRTTISTLVRKVKDDV, encoded by the coding sequence ATGAATCAAGAGCCCGCTACCCGAATCCATAAAAATGCCATCAAAGCCTGGACGGTAAATGCTTTGCTATTTGGATTGTTTTGGTTTACCCCCTCTATTATTCAAATGGCCCTTGCTATAAATCACAACTCAGGCATCGGCACGCCATGGTACCATGGTATGGACTGGCTTCTGTTTGGTTCTATATTTCTTGCTTCCCTTATCTTTTATTTGTTAACCGGAGTGCTGCTACCCAATATTCGATGGAAACGTTGGAAGTATGATGTTTCCGAAAAAGAAATAGATATGCTGCGGGGCATTATCATCAAGAAAAGAACGCTCGTTCCTATTAACCGGGTTCAGCACGTGGATACCAAGCAAGGACCTATTTACCGGAAATTCGGGTTGTCGTCCGTCACCATATCTACTGCAGCAACCACGCATGAAATTCCCGCTCTTGACGATGATACTGCAGACGAGCTCCGCACCACGATTTCTACACTTGTACGTAAGGTGAAAGATGATGTCTGA
- a CDS encoding histone H1: MSRMDDINNVVEELQVDMKKFYEKGNKAAGTRARKSLMTLKKLSHEIRQEIQEKKNAM; the protein is encoded by the coding sequence ATGAGTAGAATGGACGATATCAACAACGTAGTAGAAGAACTGCAAGTTGACATGAAGAAATTTTATGAGAAAGGAAATAAAGCTGCCGGAACACGTGCCCGCAAGAGTCTAATGACTCTAAAGAAGCTTTCTCATGAAATCCGTCAGGAAATTCAGGAAAAGAAAAACGCTATGTAA
- a CDS encoding MFS transporter: MPEKSSKGLLAWAMYDWANSAYFVMIQTFVFAAYFAQSIAENETSGTALWGNMIGLAGFVIAISAPFLGSIADEGGRRKPWIAFFTTLCVIGCSMLWFAEPSSDFIWFALSMAFIATLGAELSFIFYNAMLPDLTTSLTIGKWSGWGWAMGYAGGLVCLIIGYFGFVEYGADVFGLDEGSLQNVRITFLFTGLWYAVFSLPMFFKTEDVPSKNKSMSVAVKDGMKELKNGIAMLKEEPNIWKFLLARLFYNDGLATIFAMGGVYAAGTFGFDTGQIFMFGIALNVTAGLGAFGFSWLDDISGSKNTIVWSLVGLIVPVVAVLFVEAEIWFWVWGLLLGIFVGPVQASSRTFMGRLAPQDKRNQMYGLFALSGKVTTFAGPIMVGWITLLMDNQRWGMSAILLLLVVGLALMIGVDEVKGTTREEVPIIQS; this comes from the coding sequence ATGCCTGAGAAATCTTCAAAAGGACTTTTAGCATGGGCTATGTACGACTGGGCCAATTCGGCTTATTTCGTGATGATTCAAACCTTTGTGTTTGCCGCCTATTTTGCCCAATCCATAGCCGAAAATGAAACCTCAGGTACGGCCTTGTGGGGAAATATGATCGGGCTGGCGGGTTTTGTCATAGCTATTTCAGCTCCTTTTTTAGGATCTATTGCTGATGAGGGGGGACGACGTAAGCCCTGGATTGCTTTTTTTACCACCCTTTGTGTAATCGGTTGCAGCATGTTATGGTTTGCCGAGCCCAGTTCTGATTTCATCTGGTTTGCCCTTTCAATGGCTTTCATTGCTACGCTTGGAGCTGAGCTCTCATTCATTTTTTATAATGCCATGTTGCCTGATTTAACCACCAGTTTAACCATTGGCAAATGGTCGGGCTGGGGCTGGGCCATGGGGTACGCCGGCGGACTGGTTTGCCTGATCATCGGGTACTTCGGTTTTGTGGAGTACGGTGCCGATGTATTCGGGTTGGATGAGGGCTCTTTGCAGAATGTAAGAATCACTTTTCTGTTCACCGGCTTGTGGTATGCCGTTTTTAGTCTTCCCATGTTTTTTAAGACGGAAGACGTTCCTTCAAAAAATAAAAGTATGTCGGTGGCGGTAAAGGATGGCATGAAGGAGCTCAAAAACGGAATTGCCATGCTTAAAGAGGAGCCGAATATCTGGAAGTTTTTACTGGCTCGCCTGTTTTATAATGATGGCTTGGCAACCATTTTTGCGATGGGGGGAGTGTATGCAGCCGGAACCTTCGGTTTTGATACCGGGCAGATCTTTATGTTTGGTATCGCTCTCAATGTGACGGCCGGACTGGGTGCATTCGGGTTTTCCTGGCTGGATGATATCAGCGGCAGTAAAAACACAATCGTGTGGTCGCTGGTGGGGTTGATTGTGCCGGTGGTGGCCGTTCTTTTTGTGGAAGCGGAGATCTGGTTTTGGGTGTGGGGATTGCTGCTTGGAATATTTGTAGGTCCCGTGCAGGCATCAAGCCGGACATTTATGGGAAGGTTGGCCCCGCAAGATAAACGAAATCAAATGTATGGGCTGTTTGCCTTGTCCGGAAAAGTAACCACTTTTGCCGGTCCTATTATGGTAGGTTGGATCACCTTGTTGATGGATAACCAGCGGTGGGGAATGAGTGCTATTTTGTTGCTTTTGGTTGTGGGATTAGCGTTAATGATAGGTGTGGATGAGGTTAAGGGAACAACCCGGGAAGAAGTACCTATAATCCAGAGTTAA
- a CDS encoding endonuclease/exonuclease/phosphatase family protein: protein MRLLLLILILITSACTIQQQKEEPAPHSFSQALATPAWYQASDFDTVKVLSWNVEHFVDDIDNPYIDNGRENNPPENMEERRKLFVEIIKKANADIVILQEFESDSYAQQLAEERFPELGYQVFAGHESNDWYMNVVVMSRIPLGLFHSYTATNTPIIEQVDDEGNPASQAFTNNRMWTTEVLVNPDYSFYLTGVHLKAGRGDRNENWRLGQINLLRAHYDQLLALNPNENILTVGDFNSTPDSDEFQAFLGTGSSIEFVDLLGGTGVFSHPADSAFWRIDHILPNNNMKSEVARDTVIVNYYFSPDSMNMAADHLPMSIEIIPKDL, encoded by the coding sequence ATGCGCCTGCTTTTACTGATACTCATTCTTATTACTTCAGCTTGTACCATTCAACAGCAAAAAGAAGAGCCTGCCCCTCACTCATTTTCTCAAGCACTGGCCACACCAGCCTGGTATCAGGCTTCCGATTTTGATACGGTAAAAGTATTGTCCTGGAATGTGGAGCATTTTGTTGATGATATTGATAATCCTTACATAGACAACGGGCGGGAGAATAATCCACCTGAGAATATGGAAGAGCGGCGGAAATTATTCGTTGAGATCATTAAAAAAGCGAATGCCGATATTGTGATTCTTCAGGAATTTGAAAGTGACAGCTATGCTCAACAATTAGCTGAAGAACGTTTTCCTGAGTTAGGATATCAGGTTTTTGCCGGCCACGAGAGCAACGATTGGTATATGAATGTAGTGGTGATGAGCCGGATCCCTTTAGGGCTGTTTCACAGCTATACTGCAACAAATACGCCGATTATTGAACAAGTAGATGATGAGGGCAATCCTGCCTCACAGGCATTCACCAACAATCGTATGTGGACCACAGAAGTGTTGGTGAACCCGGATTATTCATTTTATTTAACCGGTGTACACCTTAAAGCCGGCCGTGGTGACCGAAATGAGAATTGGCGACTCGGACAAATCAATCTTCTTCGCGCTCACTACGATCAACTGTTGGCGCTGAATCCCAACGAGAATATTCTGACTGTGGGTGATTTCAACAGCACACCAGACAGCGATGAATTCCAAGCTTTTCTGGGAACCGGTTCATCTATAGAATTCGTAGACCTTTTGGGCGGAACCGGAGTGTTCTCTCACCCAGCTGATTCTGCCTTCTGGCGCATTGATCACATCCTTCCCAATAACAACATGAAGAGTGAAGTTGCCAGGGATACCGTGATTGTGAATTACTACTTTTCGCCTGACTCAATGAATATGGCAGCAGACCACCTGCCAATGAGCATAGAGATCATTCCAAAAGATTTATAA
- the hemG gene encoding protoporphyrinogen oxidase: MSDLTSQEVIIQGGGISGLSVAWFLHQKGIPFKLFEKQAETGGAITSKIAHGSVLDFGPNSLRDRNGQIRKLAKQLELSDDLIQISEAFKTRFIVRDRALEALSPSLSSLISTKILSPKGKLRLLKEPFIGERSGGDESIGDFLERRIGKEAVDYLVDPVFSGIYAGNIYRMSKKSVLPKLAEYEQDYGSIAWGAIRSKKQRKAVKPMVLSFKEGIQQLTDAITERISDHIIYDEVKALEKTESGYRVVTEEDEYTSKNIISCIPAYSLGHMLTGFEPELSAELVDIDYAPMLSTQVLFKASDINTKPEGFGFLVPRKERIRLLGAIWKSSIFPELTADGYFHATLMTGGAHDRGILTEPAEEVEEEILKEFRELMGTDASPAFIKSHLWKKAIPQFNVGYEQKKQKLQQFESENPGLHLGGNYRWGVSVPDCIQGAEELVEEVTA, translated from the coding sequence TTGAGTGATTTAACTTCACAGGAAGTTATTATTCAGGGTGGAGGCATTTCGGGGCTTTCTGTGGCCTGGTTTCTTCACCAAAAAGGAATTCCGTTCAAGCTATTCGAAAAGCAGGCTGAAACCGGCGGCGCCATAACCTCCAAAATAGCTCATGGTTCGGTATTGGATTTCGGGCCTAATTCCCTGCGCGATCGAAACGGCCAAATTCGAAAATTGGCTAAACAGTTAGAGCTTTCAGATGACCTGATCCAAATTTCAGAAGCATTTAAAACGCGCTTTATAGTTAGAGATCGGGCGCTTGAAGCATTGTCGCCAAGTTTAAGCTCTCTTATTTCTACAAAGATTTTATCTCCTAAAGGAAAGCTTCGGCTGCTTAAAGAGCCGTTTATCGGGGAAAGATCAGGTGGGGATGAAAGTATCGGGGATTTTCTGGAGCGGAGAATCGGCAAAGAAGCCGTGGATTACCTGGTGGACCCGGTGTTTTCGGGCATCTATGCCGGCAATATCTATCGGATGAGTAAAAAATCGGTGCTGCCCAAACTTGCGGAATATGAGCAGGATTACGGCTCCATTGCCTGGGGAGCCATCCGTTCAAAAAAACAGAGAAAAGCGGTAAAACCGATGGTGCTTTCCTTCAAAGAAGGAATACAGCAGCTGACGGACGCGATCACCGAAAGAATTTCAGATCATATCATCTATGATGAAGTGAAGGCGTTGGAGAAGACCGAATCAGGATACAGGGTGGTAACGGAGGAAGATGAATACACTTCAAAAAATATTATTTCTTGTATCCCTGCGTATAGTTTGGGGCATATGCTGACTGGATTTGAACCGGAGCTTTCTGCCGAACTTGTTGACATTGATTATGCCCCAATGCTTTCTACCCAAGTACTCTTCAAAGCATCTGATATCAATACAAAACCAGAAGGCTTCGGATTTTTGGTGCCAAGAAAAGAGCGCATCAGGCTGCTGGGTGCCATTTGGAAATCAAGCATCTTCCCCGAACTGACGGCCGACGGATATTTTCATGCTACGCTGATGACCGGTGGAGCTCACGACCGGGGAATATTAACCGAGCCGGCAGAAGAGGTGGAAGAAGAGATTCTGAAAGAATTTCGTGAGCTGATGGGGACAGATGCTTCCCCGGCATTCATTAAATCTCACCTCTGGAAAAAAGCCATTCCCCAATTTAATGTTGGCTACGAACAGAAAAAACAGAAGCTTCAACAATTTGAATCTGAAAATCCCGGCCTGCATTTAGGCGGTAATTACCGCTGGGGCGTCTCCGTGCCGGATTGCATTCAGGGAGCGGAAGAATTGGTTGAAGAAGTTACCGCTTAG
- the hemH gene encoding ferrochelatase, producing MAQSNTGILLVNLGSPDSYEPADLKVYLREFLTDKRVIDFPAPIRKTIVEAFILPFRPKESGEAYELIWWDEGSPLIVITQRVIDKLKQRLGDDVPVSMGMRYGNPSIEAGFDELMEKNPNLDRVFLIPLYPQYAMATTETVIEKAKEVWQSKYPNLQVEFKDAFYDDPDYVKALGESIRPYIDEHDIDHLLFSYHGVPERQIKKRDITGDHCLKCEDCCNVNSPAHTFCYRHQDLMTTKNAAEYLDLDSRDFTYSTAFQSKLGIDPWLTPATDAELVRLAEEEGVKKVAVCCPAFISDCIETLEEIGIRGKEDFVEAGGEDLILIPCVNDSDLWIDTLEKWCAEKLKVKKVEAA from the coding sequence ATGGCACAATCGAACACTGGAATTTTATTGGTTAACCTCGGATCACCCGATAGTTATGAACCCGCAGACTTAAAAGTGTATCTGAGAGAGTTTTTAACAGACAAACGTGTAATCGACTTTCCGGCTCCCATTCGTAAAACCATTGTAGAGGCCTTTATTTTACCCTTTCGCCCCAAAGAATCGGGTGAAGCCTACGAACTGATTTGGTGGGATGAAGGTTCGCCCCTGATCGTAATTACCCAGCGGGTGATTGATAAGCTTAAGCAGCGGCTGGGTGATGATGTCCCTGTTTCGATGGGAATGAGATATGGAAATCCATCCATAGAAGCAGGTTTTGATGAATTGATGGAAAAGAACCCCAATCTGGATCGCGTGTTCCTGATTCCGCTTTATCCGCAATATGCGATGGCCACCACCGAAACCGTGATCGAAAAAGCCAAGGAAGTTTGGCAGAGTAAGTATCCCAACCTGCAGGTAGAGTTTAAGGATGCTTTCTATGACGATCCGGATTATGTGAAAGCGCTGGGTGAAAGTATTCGTCCATATATTGATGAGCATGATATCGATCACCTGCTGTTTTCCTATCACGGGGTTCCAGAGCGGCAAATTAAGAAACGGGACATCACCGGAGACCATTGCCTGAAGTGCGAAGACTGTTGTAACGTCAATTCACCGGCGCATACCTTTTGTTACCGCCATCAGGATTTAATGACTACGAAGAATGCTGCCGAGTATCTGGATTTGGATAGCAGGGACTTTACTTATAGCACGGCTTTTCAGTCGAAATTGGGAATCGACCCCTGGCTTACTCCGGCCACCGATGCCGAACTGGTACGACTTGCAGAGGAAGAAGGCGTGAAGAAAGTAGCGGTTTGCTGTCCGGCTTTTATTTCAGACTGTATCGAGACGCTGGAGGAGATCGGTATCCGCGGTAAGGAAGACTTTGTGGAAGCCGGAGGAGAAGATTTAATCCTGATTCCTTGTGTAAACGATAGTGACCTCTGGATAGACACACTTGAAAAATGGTGCGCAGAAAAGCTTAAGGTGAAAAAGGTTGAGGCGGCTTGA
- a CDS encoding NAD-dependent epimerase/dehydratase family protein, which yields MNSDKNSSVLIVGCGWVGKKLGEKLINDGFTVYGTTRSSSNFSELNEAGIKPVKLELPAKSLSEIRLPEVDSVLISISPGRGENRDEYPTVIGQLSQVLAERNVQVLMYSSTSAYGNATNEVKETDAVPDRNSENTMVAAEGELLEHIPEAVILRLCGLYGEDRHPAKYMAGRTDIADGDAPVNLVHRDDVIQVTQKVISENIRGEIFNVCSDSHPSRAEIYTVIAERLGLKKPTFVEGGADGKIVSSKKLKDRFDLEFLHPDPIEFLAG from the coding sequence ATGAATTCCGATAAAAACAGCTCTGTATTAATTGTTGGCTGCGGTTGGGTGGGTAAAAAATTAGGTGAAAAACTTATCAATGACGGATTCACCGTTTACGGAACTACCCGGTCTTCCTCTAATTTCTCCGAATTAAATGAAGCGGGCATCAAGCCGGTAAAATTAGAACTACCTGCCAAATCCCTGTCTGAAATTCGTTTGCCTGAAGTTGATTCAGTGCTCATCTCCATTTCTCCGGGACGAGGCGAAAACCGTGATGAATACCCAACTGTTATCGGACAACTTTCTCAGGTTCTGGCTGAAAGAAACGTACAGGTGCTGATGTATAGTTCCACGTCCGCCTATGGAAATGCAACTAATGAAGTTAAAGAAACAGATGCTGTGCCGGACCGCAACAGTGAGAATACCATGGTAGCCGCTGAAGGTGAGCTCCTTGAGCATATTCCTGAGGCCGTCATACTGCGCTTATGCGGGTTGTATGGAGAAGACCGGCATCCTGCAAAATATATGGCCGGCCGAACCGACATTGCTGACGGTGATGCCCCGGTGAACCTGGTTCACCGTGATGATGTCATCCAGGTTACCCAAAAAGTTATTTCTGAAAATATTCGCGGGGAAATATTTAATGTGTGTTCAGATTCGCATCCGAGTCGTGCGGAAATCTACACGGTAATTGCTGAACGACTGGGACTTAAAAAACCTACTTTTGTTGAAGGCGGAGCCGATGGAAAAATAGTTTCATCCAAGAAGCTGAAAGATCGATTTGACCTGGAATTTCTGCATCCGGATCCTATAGAATTCTTGGCTGGTTAG
- a CDS encoding carboxymuconolactone decarboxylase family protein, producing the protein MSDKNRLELFREKRAEQNKKVMDLDHLGIKRFFNMDTNTYRDGALSTQTKELLGLVASSVLRCNDCIDYHLEQCAKAGSTKAEIVDALNVALIVGGSIVIPHLRHAADTLDFLEEEGTLKTD; encoded by the coding sequence ATGTCAGATAAAAACAGACTGGAACTATTCAGAGAAAAAAGAGCCGAGCAGAACAAGAAAGTGATGGACCTGGATCACCTGGGCATCAAGCGCTTTTTCAATATGGACACCAATACCTATCGTGACGGAGCCCTTTCCACTCAAACCAAAGAACTGCTGGGTCTGGTGGCCTCATCGGTGCTGCGATGCAACGACTGTATCGACTATCACCTGGAGCAGTGTGCTAAAGCCGGTTCAACCAAAGCCGAAATTGTTGATGCATTAAATGTGGCCTTAATTGTAGGCGGGAGTATTGTAATTCCACATCTCCGGCATGCGGCCGACACGCTGGATTTTCTGGAGGAAGAGGGGACCCTTAAAACTGACTAA
- a CDS encoding DUF4856 domain-containing protein, whose amino-acid sequence MFRLKSFLTLFLVSSILISCDNNDDTKIEVPSSYEFTRNGESTVSFSGQTTRIQMGHELLPAMLDFENSTEQLLLRMYRNQSENGGDVDPFESAELNTATKNIKGKVAASTDFFSNNTAVSAEIKNQFETWISLQVEEVFPNRNTLAAPGQPGQIADGSSTRYVNGKGLEYNQLVGKSLIGALMTDQMLNNYVSVSVLDAGTNREDNNDGNLAEGKNYTNMEHKWDEAYGYLFGTSADPANPLATLGEDDSFLNKYLARLDNDDDFSGIAQETFDAFALGRAAIVEGQYDVRDEQADIIRENISILIGVRAVYYLQSGMNALDQETPDYGAAFHDLSEAYGFIYSLQFTRVPGSDSPYFTKTDVDAFLAQLEEGNGLWDVTPETLDNMSAEIAGQFSFTVEEAAN is encoded by the coding sequence ATGTTCCGACTCAAATCCTTTTTAACACTATTCTTAGTTTCATCTATACTTATTTCCTGCGACAACAATGACGATACAAAAATCGAAGTACCCTCATCTTATGAATTTACCCGAAACGGCGAATCGACTGTTTCATTCTCAGGCCAAACTACCCGAATTCAAATGGGGCACGAATTACTTCCGGCCATGCTGGACTTCGAAAATTCCACCGAACAGCTTTTGTTACGAATGTACCGCAACCAATCAGAAAACGGTGGCGATGTAGATCCGTTTGAAAGCGCTGAGCTGAACACTGCTACCAAAAATATTAAAGGAAAAGTAGCGGCTTCCACCGATTTCTTTTCAAACAACACCGCCGTAAGTGCGGAAATCAAGAATCAGTTTGAAACATGGATATCTCTTCAGGTTGAGGAAGTATTCCCAAATAGAAATACGCTGGCTGCACCCGGCCAACCCGGACAAATTGCCGATGGTTCTTCTACCCGTTACGTAAATGGGAAAGGATTAGAATACAATCAGTTGGTAGGCAAAAGCCTGATTGGTGCCCTGATGACCGACCAAATGCTCAACAACTATGTGAGTGTTTCTGTATTAGATGCCGGCACTAACCGTGAAGACAACAACGACGGAAACCTGGCTGAAGGCAAAAATTACACCAATATGGAGCACAAGTGGGATGAAGCCTATGGCTACCTCTTCGGTACCTCTGCTGATCCTGCAAATCCACTGGCTACCCTGGGTGAAGACGACAGCTTTCTGAACAAGTACCTGGCGCGCCTGGATAATGATGATGATTTCTCCGGCATTGCTCAGGAAACTTTTGATGCTTTTGCATTAGGTCGTGCTGCAATTGTTGAAGGGCAATATGATGTGCGCGATGAGCAAGCAGACATCATCCGAGAGAACATTTCCATCCTTATCGGAGTGCGTGCTGTTTATTATCTCCAGTCTGGAATGAATGCATTAGACCAGGAAACACCTGATTACGGTGCTGCTTTTCACGATCTTTCAGAAGCATACGGATTTATATACAGCCTGCAGTTTACACGAGTGCCCGGCTCCGACAGTCCATATTTCACAAAAACAGATGTGGACGCTTTCCTTGCTCAGCTTGAAGAAGGAAACGGACTTTGGGACGTAACTCCTGAAACACTCGACAACATGTCTGCTGAAATTGCCGGCCAGTTTAGCTTCACTGTAGAAGAAGCTGCCAACTAA
- a CDS encoding imelysin family protein translates to MKKFSLLLLTVLLVWSCTDNGPSGPDADDFDREAILVNWADNIIIPSYTNFSEATEQLHTDAATFSEFPTASNLLTLRTSWESAYLAFQTVSMFEIGKPMELRYRDNLNIYPTDTTEIEDNIESGSYNLELPSLNNSQGFPALDYLLNGLAEEDTEILTFYTTHPEAENYRQYLTDLTSRIDSLTNEVLTDWTSGYRDEFVSNSGNGANSSLDMMVNDYIYYYEKHLRAGKIGIPAGVFSGSPLSSHVEAYYSGDFSKELFNASLDATQNFFNGVHVNQPNQSGESLDDYLDYLNTMKEGTDLTTLINNQFDAARQQASSLNPNFAAQIESNNTAMLATYDELQMNVVYMKVDMLQALNINVDYVDADGD, encoded by the coding sequence ATGAAGAAATTTTCGCTTTTATTACTCACTGTTTTATTGGTTTGGAGTTGTACCGATAACGGACCTTCCGGTCCCGATGCAGACGATTTTGACCGGGAAGCCATTTTGGTAAACTGGGCTGATAACATCATTATCCCGTCTTATACTAATTTTTCTGAAGCTACCGAACAGCTGCATACCGATGCTGCTACCTTTTCAGAATTTCCTACAGCAAGTAACCTTCTCACACTTCGGACTTCCTGGGAATCAGCATACCTTGCTTTTCAAACCGTTTCCATGTTTGAGATCGGCAAACCCATGGAACTTCGCTATCGGGATAACCTGAATATTTACCCGACCGACACCACCGAAATTGAGGATAACATTGAGTCCGGATCATACAACCTGGAACTGCCATCGCTCAACAACAGCCAGGGATTTCCTGCTTTAGATTATTTATTGAATGGATTGGCTGAAGAAGACACCGAGATCCTGACTTTCTACACCACCCATCCTGAGGCTGAAAACTATCGGCAGTACCTGACCGACCTGACATCCCGCATCGACTCTCTTACCAATGAAGTACTTACTGACTGGACTTCCGGCTACCGCGATGAATTTGTGAGCAATTCCGGAAATGGGGCCAATTCCTCACTCGATATGATGGTAAATGACTATATCTATTACTACGAGAAACATCTGCGCGCCGGCAAAATCGGCATTCCCGCTGGTGTGTTTTCCGGTTCACCACTAAGTTCTCATGTGGAAGCTTATTACAGTGGTGATTTTTCTAAAGAGCTATTTAATGCTTCTCTTGATGCCACCCAAAACTTTTTCAACGGGGTACATGTCAACCAGCCCAACCAAAGCGGAGAAAGCCTTGACGACTACCTTGATTATCTGAACACTATGAAGGAGGGAACTGATCTTACCACCCTCATAAACAACCAATTTGATGCAGCACGGCAGCAGGCCTCTTCACTCAATCCAAACTTCGCTGCTCAGATTGAATCGAACAATACAGCCATGCTTGCCACCTACGACGAACTGCAGATGAATGTGGTTTATATGAAAGTAGATATGCTGCAGGCATTGAATATAAACGTGGACTATGTAGATGCCGATGGTGATTAA
- a CDS encoding HTTM domain-containing protein → MSVSSIRSYLTTSTNAAPLAVFRVFFGLLMLISIVRFAANGWIEKLYIEPQFFFSYYGFEWVQPLGDWTYLIFMICGLSSIFVTLGYKYRFSILVFFLSFTYIELMDKTTYLNHYYFISILSFLMIFLPAHAYYSLDARKNETLRSQQVPRWSIDSIKLLLFIVYFYAGLAKLNSDWLFEAMPLQIWLPSKYSIPLLGDLLQQSWTHYAFAWAGAIYDLSIPFLLLIRKTRIFAFILVVIFHVLTRVLFPIGMFPYIMIVSTLIFFDAGLHNRILDYISRWFNITKSFFDNGKAYSFPQQWVRKASLAVVSVFFVLQLLIPFRYLLYPGELFWTEEGYRFSWRVMLMEKVGYANFKVVNPDSGQSFYVDNTEFLTRFQEKQMSFQPDFILEYAHLLEDHYRDELGIDDPEIYVDSYVALNGRGSQRYVNPNVDLTEIEPSLKHRTWLLPFDDEIKGL, encoded by the coding sequence GTGAGCGTTTCTTCAATCCGATCATATCTGACTACCTCAACCAATGCTGCTCCGCTGGCTGTTTTCCGAGTTTTTTTCGGTCTGCTTATGCTGATCAGCATTGTTCGGTTTGCAGCCAACGGCTGGATTGAAAAGCTCTATATAGAACCACAGTTTTTCTTTTCTTACTACGGATTTGAATGGGTTCAGCCTCTCGGAGACTGGACCTATCTTATTTTTATGATCTGTGGGCTGTCTTCCATTTTTGTGACACTTGGATATAAATACCGGTTTTCGATCCTCGTCTTTTTTCTCAGCTTCACCTATATCGAGCTGATGGATAAGACTACCTACCTCAACCACTACTACTTCATCAGTATCCTCAGCTTTTTGATGATTTTTCTCCCGGCTCATGCCTACTATTCCTTAGACGCCCGGAAGAATGAAACGCTGAGATCACAACAAGTACCGCGGTGGTCAATCGATTCGATCAAGCTTCTGCTTTTTATCGTGTACTTTTATGCGGGGCTGGCCAAACTCAATTCCGACTGGTTGTTTGAGGCTATGCCCTTACAAATATGGCTGCCCTCCAAGTATTCCATCCCTTTGCTGGGCGACCTCCTTCAGCAAAGCTGGACACACTACGCATTTGCCTGGGCCGGGGCTATCTACGACCTCAGCATTCCCTTTTTATTGCTGATTCGCAAAACACGGATTTTTGCATTTATTCTCGTGGTCATTTTTCATGTATTAACCCGGGTACTTTTCCCGATTGGGATGTTCCCTTATATCATGATTGTTAGCACGCTCATATTTTTTGATGCCGGACTTCATAACCGAATACTGGACTATATTTCCAGATGGTTTAACATCACAAAGTCCTTTTTTGATAACGGAAAAGCGTATTCATTCCCACAACAATGGGTTCGCAAAGCTTCGTTGGCAGTGGTTTCCGTTTTCTTTGTACTCCAGCTTCTCATTCCTTTCCGATACCTGCTTTATCCGGGCGAATTATTTTGGACGGAAGAAGGCTACCGGTTTTCCTGGAGAGTGATGCTGATGGAAAAAGTCGGATATGCGAATTTCAAAGTTGTCAACCCTGATTCCGGCCAAAGCTTTTACGTGGACAACACCGAGTTTCTCACCCGCTTTCAGGAAAAACAAATGTCGTTTCAGCCCGACTTCATCCTTGAATACGCCCACTTACTGGAAGACCACTACCGGGATGAACTCGGAATTGATGATCCTGAAATCTACGTTGACAGCTACGTGGCTTTAAACGGGCGGGGAAGTCAGCGATATGTAAATCCGAACGTGGACCTTACCGAAATTGAACCCTCACTAAAACACCGAACCTGGTTACTCCCTTTTGATGATGAAATTAAAGGCCTTTAG